The stretch of DNA AGAGTTGGATGAAACAATTTGTTTGGCCAGTCTGAGCGATTGCCAATGCGCAATTCAATTGTAGAACTTGGAAAAAGGACACGATGCTAGGCAAGGGAAactctgaatttttcacaaatcgAAGCAAAGAATCAAGAGAACAGAACAATGAAGTCTCGGTGTGGCGGCGAGAGCTCATGGGCTCTGCTCAATGCGTGGCCGGCGAGGCCGTGCCACCACCGTCCGCTGCTGCGACTGGCAGACCTGTGCCGGGAACTTGCACCCAAACCGCTTGGTCACCATCGAGCCCCACCTCCCATCTGCCGCCGACGGTGTTCCcctatccgccgccgccgccccacctcgCCGGTCCATCTTCTCGATGGCTTTCCTCATGCTCGTGCACTCGCGCTCGAGCTCCTGCACGCGGCTTCGCATGCTGTCCATGTCCAGCCGCAGCATCTGGTTGCCCCGTGTGGCCACGCGCCACGTCCCGCCACCGTCGCTGTCGCCGCCTTCCTCCCCCGatcccgccgccccgccctcgTTCGCCATGATCGTCCGCGCGATGGCCCTGCGGAGCTGGAGCTGCTCGAAGAAGAGCACCTGCACGACCGTCCTCAGCGGCAGCCGCTCGTTCTGCGCCGCGTGCGTGCACGCCTCCAGCGTCAGCTTGCGCCCGTCCACCACGCCGctcaccttctccttctcctcttcgCTCAGCCCTGGATGAGCCTGCGCGGAGAGCAGCAGCCAAACAAGCACACGCATCAGCACCGACAATGCCTCACGTGTTTGCAAGTGACAAGGTCACGAGAGCTCACAACCTTGAGGTAGATGTCGACAGCCCGGTAAAGGCCGTCGTCGTACACGCGAGCGCCGTCCGGCAACGCCCAGGCGAGGTCGCAGAACTTGTCCGGCTTAAGGTTGGCATCCGTCGCGATCTCCCCCAAGTACGCGTCGATTAGCCGCCCCACGGCAAGCATGGCTCGTCGGCTAGCCTCCCTGCCTGGCGTCTCCGCCTCGTTGCACTCGTCGTCGTTGCCCTCCTCGGCGACGCCGCGGCCTTCCAGGAAGTGCCGCACGACGCGCTCGACGCAGTCCACGTCGTAGAGCGTCTCCACGAGATACGAGTAGCTCGGGATGAGCaggtcgtcgacggcggcgtccggcAGCCGCGCGGCGGTGCGCCGCTCGAGCATGTCGCGGGATGCCTCGGACGCGTGCAGGATGCTCGCCGTGCGCAGGAGGCCGAAGAGGACGCGCGCCGCGGTGGCGCCCACGGCGGTGCCGGTGTGGGCACTGCTCTTGATGGTTTCCTCGGGGAGGTTGGCAATGACGGTCTCGAGAAGCGCCTTCTGGTCCCCatccgacggcggcggtgccgcggccgccgtggcggcggcgccgacatgCCGGCCGGTTCGCGACAGCCCGGGGATGGACCGCTTGGCGTACGCAATGAGAGCCCCCTCGATAACCTCCGGGCCGACGCCACGCTCCTTCATGGCGGCAATGACACGGGTGAACGTGGCCAGGGACAGACCGGCGAGGTCGTCGAACCAggtggctccggcggcggcgccgttcttGCGGCGCTGGCGGTCGCCGGCCCTGGCGTCGTCGGCGATGGGCCAGCCGAAGAGCGCCGTGGGCGTGGACGCGGCGGCCTTGGCGGCAATGGCGTCCACGCAGCGCGACAAGAGGCCGAGGTTGTcggcgagggggaggaggcccTCGCAGGACTTGAGCGCGCGGATGGCGTCCCTGGGGTTCCTCAGGACGGTCTGCGATATGAACCGGTCGGCGCGGGAGATGAGGTTGTCGTCCGAGTGGTCGTCGGACATGCCGAGGCGCTCggccgcgcagcgcagcggcgcggcggtggccggcgtgaGGTCGAGCTTGACGCCGTAGCAGAACTTGGCGGCCAGCTCGaacgcctccgcgccgccggggaACTCCGGGAGGCGGATGCGGTGCGCGTccgcctcctcatcctcctccagcACCACTTCCACTTCCTCCTCTCTGATCTCCCCGGCATCTTCTTCTGGCTCCCCTCCTGTGTCTCCCCGGGCTGCCTCGCGTGATTCCTTGTTCGTGATGAGGTCGTGAATCTTCTTGCTCCGTGACATTAACGGGAACTGCAAGAAAGGCACCGGATTTAGCCAACTTTTGGGATCAATGAGTGCCGAATTTCCCACACTTTTCGCAGCTCGAGATTAAGAAGTGGACGGCACCACCAACTCATGGTGAAGACATTGACAGGATTAGCAAGATAAGATGAAACAGAGAATTGAACAAAAAAACACCCCCGTAAAATTGAAGGATTGGAGGCAAGATTCACCAACCTTGTGGAGATGGAAGGTCATGTTGCCCACCTCGATCACGACATCGCTGGGCAATCCTGTGGTGCAGAACCTGAAGACCACAGACGCGCAGATCAGATCAGAGATCACAGGACAGCAAATCACCAAGCAGGTAAAAGGAGACCGAAAGCAATTGCTTCACTTACCATGCTTGGCCTTtggagccggccgccgccggctgctgctgctcccgcccccgctcccgctcccgttCCTCCCCACGAGCCATCTCCCGCGcggtcttcctcctctcttgcATAGCAATCCTTTCaagaccagcaacggggaggcATTTCTCGGGAGGACGAGCGGACTGTGCTTCGTGGGAATCAGGGAAGGGGAGGAGCTCGCTCGCGAGTCGCAATAATGGTGTCCTACCTATCCCGGTGGGGGGAGTAAAGGATTCCCAAGTGGGGAAGACGAAGACAAGATGGCGTTTTTGGTTTTTTGAAAGCCCTCGCGCTTGCCTGTTGCCTCAAAAGCACGTATCCTCCATTAGTCCTTTGTTTATCCAACCGCCCCGTACTCGCTTTCTCGTTGTTTAACCACTGGTTTAGTACAGTCCCTCACTGTAAGATCCGCCTCTCATGATCTGTTCATGGTGTCATGTTCTGCCATAAAAGATAGGAATGGCCCTGGTTTCTACCGAACCAATTCACACGCATCCTGACCAAAGTCAAATTTCAAATTGCTCCAAACATCTCAAAGTACAAAACAAGCTGGTTTCCAATTCACCAATGAGTTAAAGACCGTTGTCTTGCTGGCCGGAGTATTAAAATGATTCAGACACTGTTCTTGGTCAGcagcaatattttttttttgaaaactagcagCACCATTATTTTAACGCAGCTCACAGCGAGGCAGGCCAGTTTAAGTACTAACAACGAGAAGAATGACAGAATCTCGTGGTAAAAAGATCgctcttttcctttttatcCAGAACCCAAGATTTTTCTCACTCCTTGAAACCAGCATCCATGCCAATGCCATATGATCCAGGCATCCTTTTTTGTCAGCTCAAGGCCAAGGTGCGTGCTCTCAAGTTTTCAAAACCTTTTCTTTTGGACTGGAAGTTTAAAAAACTTTGAACTCCCGCTGCTGCTTGGTTCTTGCCTGCAGATCGGAATAATAAATGCGGAGGCGTGGTGCCGTCATCAATACCGGAGGTGGTGCTGTGCCGCCGTGCATGAGAGAGGGAAAGATGTTTGCCGCCATTGCCCATTGCTAGGGTGGGGAAGAGAGAGATCACAGCTGCACAACCACAAGGCAACAACACTGGAAGGTGAGCCCCAGATCCGCCTGGCGCTTGCTCCCCCTCGCCTGAAAAGGGTGGTGGCTTCTGTGTCGCCACCTCGCACTCGTGCCGGTGGTGGCAGGCCAGAGATGGTGTGTGCGTGGGGGCGTGCCCTGCGCCCCTGCCCCTGCTGGGGATGTTCCTTGGAACGGAATtgtcaaattaaaattttaattaaatgtaatggccgtcatttgaacacatcggtcGCATTAGTTTAACagtttaatttggcgatcctttctcaactcacggcccgatcgaaacaacaccggtagtcccccAGGAAggagggcgcagatggtacaagcacaacatAATACTTAAAAATACAGACACCATATGAGCACAAAACATTAGGTTTTACAACCCgagttcaaatatatatatatatatataatttacaagagttgcataatttacaaactttacacTGAATTTCGAATAGACTAGATCCTACAACTACACTAGCCTGCAAAAGCACTGACTaaccatgaccggtcagaccggttcatccAACCGTTTGGACCGGTCGGTGCTACCCTACcgacaccaccggtcagaccggtctgcgcaaAACAGAAAGGCTGAACACTCTGCCATCAAGTGTACAACCCGACAATtccctaacctaagggtctcgctcctccacctcccacccctctgcatcccggcggatgaacttaacactgcaggggcagaagtcaacgTCGGGGTGTCttgaaataattgtggcaacaaaccctgagtatactaatacacagcaagtcttacccgaccagtgggtataatttagcccacatatctagacatacaAGGTTTTCTGGCTAGTAGttggttttgcagaaaagcactaGAAGTGAGTCcttcttttcaaattttatctccCATTTACATCGATAGATCCACTAATAATCTAGGATTTTTGCAATCTACAACAATCAAGGTGAGCAATACATCAGCCctcattgcatctcatctcattatattccatttcctttctacgatgtgaccaagagatcaaggctctcataaccgcgagatacggcgaatcgatccgatttaaccttgcaaggtggacctaaccaacacggcacacaaaagccccgtcggaccccacgcaccaacctttcctctccccgcctcgaactacaggaaccagcccaacgacatatggtcagccgagctcaacgtgagaccaccaaaagtaaacatatgcatccccaattctccgcgactactcgacttgCCCCAGGAATTGGGTGcaggttcctgtactttcgaagtaaaacagtactcggcttaccggtttcgactacctcctactcccgacatgcggctagtacaattcaatccccgatcagcacagccgacaacggaacggtccttaatcgacacagatggggctacaccttccctcatccggtctcccatcccataccttccatcttgaatataataattcatatacTGTAATATAAAGACATCATATATCTTGCGAGTGACAAAATTATcgctcgacttctatcgagccctattaagcatagcagtgctaacgacctattcatactagtataaggcccaggaaaacctagggatcatgcaactaaggtttcaaataattcctaaacctgatgcacaattattagagacatatatatgtgtcaaaatttgaaatagtaggatgtgcatcggggcttgcctttgGGTTGCTGCTGGGTACTGGGGTGAACTGGGCCTTGGGGCGGGTGCTCACGCCACTCTTCCTGCTGAACTTGCCCCTGCTGCTCCTGTGGCTcggcgatcacctcgtacacagctccctcggcggcggctttctacacgtatgcaaatgatatgagaatgcatgcatgggttGCAACCTTAAAATAGCCAATGACTAGATGCAACTActagtaatttacacaaaaattgCACTCCCTGGCCCAAAACATTCCCCAaaaatccggagtttccgggcctatatccggagtttcccccggagtgtcccaaacccggagtttcgcccgtAGTGTtccaaaacccggagtatccgggcttatacccggagtctccggacccgacagcattttcgccccaaaaactgaaatcttgattttggcaaaaccaacacaccaaatttgaaaccctcttgaatcctagttcaatgatgcatatagagatgattgaccaaaggaaaCCACTTAGAACCTCCTAAAAATATAGATCAGGGCGACACAAGTTTGAATACCTAGGATGAGCTTTTCGTGCGCGAAGAACTTGAAACCGAGGGCACCCCGGAAAGGAATATGTGGGGAAGATGACCCTCCACGCAGATTCGAAGTCTCCTTGGTCTTGGGATCGAATCGGGGTTGGGGATTTGGAGTTTGGGAtttggggagagggagagcttgtgagggagagggaggccacggtgagggagtgagagggagagggagtggcGTGAGAGATGGAGTGCTGGTGAGGgtgagagaaaaaaatagagTATTTATTATATTTATGGGACCCAGATGACTAAATTAGGG from Panicum virgatum strain AP13 chromosome 9K, P.virgatum_v5, whole genome shotgun sequence encodes:
- the LOC120649642 gene encoding BTB/POZ domain-containing protein At5g66560-like, which codes for MQERRKTAREMARGEERERERGREQQQPAAAGSKGQAWFCTTGLPSDVVIEVGNMTFHLHKFPLMSRSKKIHDLITNKESREAARGDTGGEPEEDAGEIREEEVEVVLEEDEEADAHRIRLPEFPGGAEAFELAAKFCYGVKLDLTPATAAPLRCAAERLGMSDDHSDDNLISRADRFISQTVLRNPRDAIRALKSCEGLLPLADNLGLLSRCVDAIAAKAAASTPTALFGWPIADDARAGDRQRRKNGAAAGATWFDDLAGLSLATFTRVIAAMKERGVGPEVIEGALIAYAKRSIPGLSRTGRHVGAAATAAAAPPPSDGDQKALLETVIANLPEETIKSSAHTGTAVGATAARVLFGLLRTASILHASEASRDMLERRTAARLPDAAVDDLLIPSYSYLVETLYDVDCVERVVRHFLEGRGVAEEGNDDECNEAETPGREASRRAMLAVGRLIDAYLGEIATDANLKPDKFCDLAWALPDGARVYDDGLYRAVDIYLKAHPGLSEEEKEKVSGVVDGRKLTLEACTHAAQNERLPLRTVVQVLFFEQLQLRRAIARTIMANEGGAAGSGEEGGDSDGGGTWRVATRGNQMLRLDMDSMRSRVQELERECTSMRKAIEKMDRRGGAAAADRGTPSAADGRWGSMVTKRFGCKFPAQVCQSQQRTVVARPRRPRIEQSP